The following DNA comes from Bradyrhizobium sp. SK17.
CATCGCATGGATGCTCTTGACGATATCGCTGGCGTCAGCAGGCGGCGCCCATTTGTGGGACACATGAGACGCGGTGCTTGCGAGAGCTTCCATGGAGCCTGCCCTTATCCTTGTTGTATTGTTCTGTTTCCTCTGGCCCACGGTCGATCACCGCAGCGCCCGATTTTTCATTGTTTTTATGGCTGAGGGAAGGGGGTGGCAACTCACGCTGGCGCAAGTCAGGGCGTCACACGCGATATCCCGGCATGCGCAAAATTCATGTACCTCAGGAACCCGATTCGGCCGGACTCGAATTCGGTTCGATCATGGTCGAATGCAACAGGTAACGCTCGGGACCCGACGTGAGCGCGTCAAACGGCCAGCATGTCGACAGCACGAGTTCATACCGGTCGGTCAGCGGATCGATGCCGGACTGGTCGAAGCGGACCACCGAGCTGCGATCGGCCCGGTAGCGGAAGATTTTGCCGTCGCTTCGCGTGACCTCGATCTCGTCGCCGATCGTGACATCCCTGAGAAAGCGGAAATGGGTGTCGCGATGCGCGGAATAGACCGCGACACCCGGCTCGCCGGCATCGACGCTCTGCTCGACATGGCCGGGACCGAATGCCAGCGCCTGGCCGCTGCTGCCGGCGAGGACGATCGCGGACGCGTGCAGGCGCTTCACCTCGATCCGGGCCACCGGCCAGGTATCGGCCCAGCTCCATGGCTTCACCGGCTGGCCGGTCGCGATCGTCCGTGCGAAGGCGCGCTCCAGCAGCACCTGCGCGAGCAGCGCCTTGCCGTGGATATAAGTGCCCTGGCCGAACAGGATCAGGCCGATGAGCGCGAAGGCGAGGGGGAGGACGAAGCGGCGCATTTGCAGCAATCCTCGTCATTGCGAGGAGCGAAGCGACGAAGCAATCCATCTTTCCCCGAACGGTGACATGGATTGCTTCGCTTCGCTCGCAATGACGGTTGAGAAAGAGTGGCGCGCGCGGCCCCTGGGGGACGGGTGGGAAGGCCGCGCGCGCTCTTTGAAGGAGGAGGTCGGGGGGCTCCTCCTCCTCTCATCCGACGTCATTGGGGCGACGTCTGACGCCGGTTGAACACCAGAAGCAGAAGGCTGACCGTGAGCATGATCACACCCGCGATCATCTTCAGTTCGGCATCGGTCGCCGTCTTCGGCAGCAGGATCGTGCCAGGACCTTGCTTCGCGACCGGGGACCGCTTCAGCGCGGCGAGCTGCATCTTGCCGTCGCTCCCGTCGGCGCGGCGCTCGCCCGGTACGGCCGGCAGGTCCTGACGCTCACCGAACACTTTTGCAAAGTCCCAGCCGGCGGGCAGGTTGAGCGGCAGTTCGGAGAGCTTCAGCGGCTCGCCTTCGGGACGGCTCGGCGTCTTGTCGACCGCGACGAGGCTGGTCAGCCGCGTGACGAGCTGATGCTCCAGCGCCAGCGCGAGGATGGCCTTGTCGGCATCTTCAGGGCTCTCCTGCCGCGTCGTGCGCGCGACCTCTGCATCCGCGATCTTGCGGCGCGCCCACAGTTTCGACAGGCCCTTGCCCTCGGCGGCGTTGGCTAGCGGCAGCGTTACGCTCCACGGACGGTCGCCGATGCGGCCCTTGATCTCGACCGAGCCGGCGAGCTTGTCGAGCTTTGCGGCCAGCACCAGCGGCTCGTCGCGATAGACGTCGGGCAGTGCCGACGGGGTCAGGTCGGCGGTCGCGTCGGAGAACTTTGCGGCGAGATTGGTCACCGCGGGATTCTCCAGCTTGGCGAACAGGTCGCGCATGCGCTCGTCGACCTGCTCGACCGAGCCGATATGGGTGAAGGTGCCGCGGCCGAGCTCGGCAGCGCGCGTCATCAGATAGGTGTTCGGCGCCGAGCCAATGCCAACCATGAACACCCGCGAGCGGCCCCGCAGCGCGTTGATGGTCTCGAACAATTGCTGCTCGTTGCCGATGGCGCCGTCGGTCAGGAACACGACCTGGCGGACATGATCGGCGTCGTCATGGTTGGTGTCGGACAGCGCTGCGCGCATTGCCGGCACCATCTCGGTGCCGCCGCGCGCCTGGATCGCGTTGACGAAGGATGTCGCGTTGCCGATGTTGGCGCTGTTGGCCGCGACCGGCGACGGGAACAGGGTGTCCATGGTGTCGTCGAAGCGGATCACGTTGAAGCGATCGGTGGGTTGCAAGCGGCCGAGCGCGTAGAGCAGGCTCGCCTTGGCCTGGATGATCGAGGTGCCGCCCATCGAGCCGGAATTGTCGATCACGAAGATCACCTCGCGCGGCAGCGGCTTCTGTTGCGCCTGCTCGACCGATGGCGGGGTGACGAAGGCCAGCAGATAATCGGAATTTCCGACATGCTCGCGGAACAGCCCGACCGACGGCGCCTTCTCTGCGGCCGGCTTCCAGGTCAGCTCGAAATCGCGATCGGCCGGCACCGGGCCTTCGGCGAGCTTGATGACGCGCGTGGCGCTGTCGGGGCTGTCGATCTTGACCTGATGGAAGTGGCTCTTCACCTCGCCGAGCGGGAAGCCGGCGTTGAGATGCACCGTGATGTTGGTGGGATTGATCGGCGCATTGGTCGCGGGATCGAGCACCTCGGAGGCGATGCGATCGCGATCTGGCACTGGATCGGTCGTGGTCGCGCCCCAGCCGCTGCCATCGGCGCGGAGATCGACGCTCTGCACCACCGGGCGCGGATTGTAGCGCGGGCCGACCACCATCGGCACCCGCAGCGAGAATTCATTGCCGTTCTGCTGCACCGGCTCCTGATACTCGATCTGCACCAGCACGGTTTCGCCGGGGCCGATATTGGCGACCGAGTTGGTGAAGATGTTCGGCCGCTCCTGCTCGGTCAGCGCAGCCTTCTGGCCGTTCCGCTTGGCCTGCTCATAGATGGCGCGGGCCTGCTGCCGCTCCTTGATGTCGCCGACCACGATGCGGTCGCCGACCACCATCTTCAGCGTGTCGACCGCGCCGCCCGCCGGCAGCGGGTAGACATAGGTCGCCTCGACCCAGTCCTTGGTCGGGTTGCGGAAGATCTGCGTGACGCGGGCGCGGACGGTCGGGCCCGACACGGTGAGATCGACATCGATGCCGAGCCTCAGCGCGTCCTTGTAGCCGTCGTCGGTCTTGAACAGCAGCGAGCCGGAGCGCGCATCAGATGGCCGCAGCACCGCCTGTTGCGGCAGCTCGGCCGACCACACCGGGTCGAAGCTCAGGAACAGCGCCGCAAAGCCGATTGCCAGCGCGGCGACACCTTCCACCAGGAAGAACAGCGCAATGCGCATCCTGCGCGACATGCGGATCTGCGGACTGCTCTCATATGCATCGTAAATCGTCATCTTCGTCACTCCCGAGCGAGACTTTCGCTGCCTCGCGATCATGGAGAACGGCGGTTTTGGCGCGAGCAGAATGATCGGCAATGATTGGCCGCCGGCCGGCGCCGTCCGCCGTCGGCCGAGGCGGGTTTGTGCGGTTTTGTGATGGATTGTCCGGTCTGCTAGACTGTGCCGATTCATGGGAACCCGCGCAGGAGCACGATGTCGACGCCTGACAAGCAGCTGTCCGCCGAGCAGAGCCTCCAGGTCGCAGAGACCATCCGCGAGGAGATCGCGCGCCGCCGCATCTCGCGGCAGACGCTGGCCGAGCAGGCCAAGCTCAGCCTGTCGACCTTGGAGAAAGTGCTCGGCGGCCGCCGCCCGTTCACGCTCGCGACCACGGTGCGGCTCGAGCAGGCGCTCGGCGTGTCGTTGCGCAAGCTGCCCGAGGCGATCTCGGTGCTCGCGCCCGCCAATGGCGGGATCGCGCCCGATAGTCTCGGATCCTATTCCCGCCGCGCGGTGGCACGGATCGAGGGCACCTACATCACGGTGCGTCCGTCGTTCGGTGAGCCGGGCGCACTCTATGCCTATCGGACCGAGATCGCCTGGGACGAGGCGGCATCATCGCTCGGCTTCCGCGAGGGCGAGCGGCAGGATTCCGACTACACCCAGTATGGCGAGGTGGCGGTGCCGAATGAATCCGGCTTCGTCTATCTCGTCACCAACCGGCACGGCCAGCATCGCGTGATCACGGTGTCGCGTCCGCGCAACTCCGGCGAAATGTACGGCATCATCACGACGCTGCTCGCCGGCCGCGGCTCGCTGCTGACGCCGGTCGCCGCGCCGATCGCATTCCTGCCGATCAAGAACGTGCCGAAGCCGAGCCTCGGCCGGGTGTCGGCCGACGACGCGAACTTTGCGCTTTACAATGAGCACCTGCGTCGCACCATCGACGAACCGTTCGCGATCTTCCTGCCGGCATAAGCTCGGAAGAGATCACGCCGGTCTCGGCCGCGCGGGCGCGACGACGCCCGCGATCAGCACGGCCAGAATGCCGGTCAGGAAAATCCCGTCGAACGTGCCGGCGCCGCCGATCGACGCAATCGGCGCGCCGAGGCTGCCGATCTTGTCGAGGTTCAATAGATCGGCGCCGAGCAGCGTGCCCATCGAACCGCCGATATAGGCGAGCGGCGCGGCGTATTCACGCGACAGCAGCAGCGCGAGGATGGCGGTGGCCACGACCGGCACGAACACGGGGACGGCGATCCCCATTCCCTGCACCGGCGTCGCGCTGGCATGGACGATGGCCGCGATGACGAATGTTGCGGTCGCGGCCCTCAGCCAGAGCTGATAGCGCAGCATCAAATAGGCGGACATGATCGTCGGAATCACCGCGCCGCCGACATTGACGGCGAGGATCGTGCTCGGCGACGCCAGATAAGGCACGACGTAGCGCATGCCGAAGAAGTCGACGATCTGCCCCGATCGCACCGGCGGTCCGGACAGCACCGTGATCGGAATGTTGAAATAGCTGCCGATCAGCGAGCCGAACAGCAGCAGCAACGCGACGCCGGGACCGATGCCGAGCCGCATATAGGCGTAGCGCAGGATGCGCAGCTGGATCAGCACCACGAGCGCCAGGGCGGCGAACACCAGGATCGAAAAGAACCCCGGCGTCAGCGGCAAATAATGAACGTTGGAATCCATCGGTTCGACAGTCCGTGTTCGGCGCCGCCCATCTGGTTATCTAGGAATTTCGGACAGGATCACAAGCAGGCGTTCCGTCATCCTGAGGAGCGCGTAGCGCGTCTCGAAGGATGCACGGCCACCAGCGGAGGCCGTCGACCCTTCGAGACGCCGCTTCGCGGCTCCTCAGGGTGACGGTGAGAAACCTCATCCGCCTATCAATTCGCAAAGCGAACGAAGCCGCCCGAACGGGCGGCTTCGCAACGACTGACGTACCGTGTCGTCCGATCGGCGCTAGCCGCCGGTCTCGGCGCTGATGATGTCGCCGAACAGCTCCCACTGTCCGTTCTTGAACTGCATCATCTTGAGCTGCTCGACCGGGGCGAAATCGGTCGCGCTGGTGTTGATCTTGATGCCGGGGATCAGCGTATCCGGCGCAAAATCTTTCAGGCTGGCGGCCTGCTTCATCACGTTCTCGCGGGTCAAATTGTCGCCGCACTGCTTCAGCACCTGCACCATGGTCTGCGCCGCGGCGTAGCCATAGACCAGGTTGGCGTCCGACAGATTGGCACCCGGCATGTACTTCTCGGCGAAGGCCATGAACTTCTTCATGCCTTCGTCATTCTTCCACTGCGGATCGGAGGCGTCCTTCAAATAGCCGGCCGACAGCACGCCTTCGGACGCTTCGAGCCCGGCGGGCTTCATCACGGCGCCGATCGAGATCGAGACGTCGGTCATCACCTGCATCGGCTTCCAGCCGAGCTCGGCGATCTTCTTGATCGCCTGCGCGGCGAATTTCGGCGTCGAGATGTTGACGAACACGTCGGCGCCGGTGTCCTTCAGCTTGACGATATGGGAATCGATCGACGGCTCGGTCGTCTCGTAGCTTTCCTCGGCCACGATCTTGGCGCTCGACTTGTCGAGCACCTCCTTGAGGCCGACCAGGTAGTCCTTGCCGAAATCGTCATTGGCATAGAAGATCGCGACCTTGGCGTCTGGCTTGGCCTTCAGGATGTATTTGCCGAAGATCCGCGCCTCGACGCGGTAGCTCGGCTGGAAGCCCATGGTCCACGGAAACTCCTTCGGATCGTTCCATTTGCTGGCGCCGGTGGCGAGGAAGAGCTGCGGCACCTTCTTGGCGTTGTGATACTTCTGCACCGCGGTCTGGGTCGGCGTGCCCAGCGCGTTGAACACCAGGAACACCTCGTCGCTCTCGATCAGCTTGCGGATCTGCTCCACGGTCTTCGGCGGCGAGTAGCCGTCGTCATAGGAGATCCAGTTGATCTTGCGGCCGTTGATACCGCCCTGATCGTTGATCATCTTGAAATAGGCTTCCTCGGTCTTGCCGATGACGCCATAGGCGGATGCGGGGCCGCTATAGGCCTCGACATTACCGATCTTGATCTCGGTGTCGGAGGCGCCGGTGTCATACTTCTTTTGCGCAAAGGCGGCCTGGGTGGAGAGCAGGCAGAGCGCCGTGGCCGCGGCCAGCAGCGACAGTTTTGTGGTTTTCATAAAGGCAATTTCCTCGATCTATTTGGTTGGGGACTCAACGCAACGAACCCGCGGCCGGTCCCGGCAGACGGTCACGGGCAACTCTCGACATCACCAAGGGAGACGCGACGTGCGTCCCCGGGATCATGCGGCAGTATCAGTTGGCTTCGGCGCGCTGAATTGCTGCCGGAGCGTCGGTTTATGAATTTTGCCTGTCGCATTCCGCGGCAGGGCATCGATGAATTCGATCAGGCGCGGGCATTTGAACCGCGCCAGATTGGCCTGGCAATGCGCGTGGATCTCGGCCGGCGTCAGTGAATGGCCCGGCTTCACGGCGATCACGGCCATCCCGACCTCGCCCCATTGCTCGTTCGGGATGCCGATCACGGCGGCTTCGGCCACGGCCGCGAGTTGATGCAGCACGCTTTCGACCTCGGCCGGATAGACGTTCTCGCCGCCGGAAATGTACATGTCCTTCCAGCGGTCGACGATGTAGTAGAAGCCCTCCTCGTCGATCCGTGTGGCGTCGCCGGTATGCAGCCAGCCGTCGGTGAACGAAGCGGCATTGGCGTCCGGCCGGTTCCAGTAGCCCGGCGTGATGTTCGGACCCTTGACCCAGAGCTCGCCGAGTTCGCCGACGGCGGCGTCGCTGCCGTCGGGCCGCACGATGCGCACTTCCGTGTGCAACACCGGCTTGCCGGACGAGCCCGCCTTGCGCGCGGCATCCTCGCGGTCAAGCACCATCACGGCCGGCGAGGTCTCGGTCATGCCGTAGCCCTGTTGCAGCGCGACCCCGCGCGCCTCCCAGGTCTTGAGCAGCGGCACCGGCATCGGTGCGCCGCCGACGCCGCCAATCAACAGGCGGCTGAAATCCGCCGTGGCGAACGAAGGATGCTGCGCCATGAACTGATAGATCGCGGGCACGCCGAAGAACACGTTGATGCCTTGTGAGGGATCGCCGATCAACTTCAGCGCCGCGCCGGGATCGAACGCTCGCATGATCAGCACGGTGCCGCCGGCATGCAGCACCGGATTGGTGTAGCAATTCAGTCCGCCGGTGTGGAACAGCGGCAGCACGGTCAGCAGCACCGAGGCCGGCGATACATATGCGGGGCCGCCGAGATTGACGCAATTCCAGAACGTCATCCCATGCGTGATGATCGCGCCCTTGGGTTGGCCGGTGGTGCCCGAGGTGTACATGATGGTCGAGATGTCATCGAGCGTGACCTCCTCGAACCGTTCGAGCGGCTTCGCCGCGGCAATGCCGGCCTCATAGGCGCCGCCGGGGCCGAGCCGCACGGTCGCGGCGACATCGCAGAGCTTGGCGACCGCAAGCGCGGTCTCGGCGAGGTCGTCGTCATGGATCATCACCTTGGGCGAGGCGTCACCGGTGACGTAGCGCAACTCGGGAACGGTGAGGCGGGTGTTGAGCGGCAGGAAGACCGCGCCGATCCGGAAGCAGGCGAACTGCACCTCCAGCGTATCGGTGGTGTTCAGCGCCAGTACCGCGACGCGGTCGCCGCTCGCAACTTTCAGGGTGTCGCGCAAATAGGCGGCGAGCCGCGATATGCGGGCGTCGAGCTCCGCATAGCCAAAGCGGCGTCCGCTTGCGAGATCGACAAGCGCCATCTTGTCCGGCGTGCGCCGGCGATGATGCGCGATCCAGTCGTAGTAACGAACCGGCACATGTCCCTCCTCCGGAACGGCAGTCTTGCGCCGCCTGTTCCTGGCTCGATTGATGCCATGAATTGGCAGTGGAGGGGGCGTATCGGGATACTGTCTTGCGTTTACAGGCTGGCCGTTGGTCGAATGGAATGCCGGCCGGGCCGGCAGCCACTCGACGCAAGTGGCCTGAGAAAAATCCGGACATCGTCCGACCCGGGAATCAACGGAGCAAGCGGATGGCAAACCCGTTCTATACCGGCGAGCATGAGGCCTTTCGCGAGGTGATGCGGCGCTTCGTGGCCAGGGAAGTCGAGCCATATGCCCATCAATGGGATGAGGAGGGCGAGTTTCCGCGGGCGCTCTACGCAAAAGCATCCGAGATCGGGCTGCTCGGGCTCGGGTTTCCCGAGGAATATGGCGGGATCGCTGCCGACCAGTTCATGAAGATCGTGGCCTCGCAGGAACTGGCGCGCGCCGGCGCCGGCGGCGTCTCCGCGAGCCTGATGAGCCACACCATCGGCTCGCCGCCGATCGCCCGCGCCGCCCGCCCCGAGGTCAAGGCGCGGGTGCTGCCGGAGGTGCTTGCGGGTAAGAAGATCTCGGCGCTGGCGATCACCGAGCCGGGCGGTGGCTCGGATGTCGCGAACCTGCGCACCAAGGCGCGGCGCGACGGCGACCATTATGTTGTTTCTGGCGAGAAAACCTTCATCACCTCGGGCATGCGCGCCGATTATCTGACGGTCGCGGTGCGCACCGGTGGCGAGGGCCCCGGCGGCGTCAGCCTGCTCTTGATCGAGGGCGATACGCCGGGTCTGTCCCGCACGAAATTGAAGAAGATGGGCTGGTGGGCGTCGGACACGGCGACGCTGCACTTCGACGAATGCCGCGTGCCGGTCGAGAACCTGATCGGTGAGGAGGGCCAGGGCTTCAAGCAGATCATGTACAACTTCAACAGCGAGCGCATGGGCATGGCGGCAAGCTGCACGGCGTATGCGCGGGTCTGCCTCGACGAGGCGATCGCCTACGCCAAGGAGCGCAAGACGTTCGGCAAGCCGATCGCGCAACATCAAGTCATCCGCCACAAGATCGTCGACATGGCACAGAAGGTCGCGGTTTCGCAGGCGATGCTGGAGATGCTGGCGTGGCGGCTCGGCCAGGGCGAAAGCCCGGTCGCCGAGATCTGCATGATGAAGAACCAGGCCACGCAAACCATGGCGCATTGTGCCTCCGAGGCGGTGCAGATCTTCGGCGGCGCCGGCTTCATGCGCGGCATCAAGGTCGAGCGCATCTACCGTGAGGTCAAGGTCAACGCCATCGGCGGGGGTACCGAGGAGATCATGAAGGATCTCGCGTCGCGGCAGATGGGGTTGTGATGAATTTGCGCCGTCATTCCGGGGCGCGCGGAGCGCGAGCCCGGAATCCATCGGGCCGCAGATTCGATGTGAAATGGATTCCGGGCTCGATGCTTCGCATCGCCCCGGAATGACGAGGGATAAACCAGACAATGCTCTTCACCGCCGACCACGACGAACCCCGCCGGCTCTTGCAAAAGTTCATCGCGGCCGAGATCAATCCCCATGTCGACGAGTGGGAAAAGGCCGACATCTTCCCGGCGCACGAGCTGTTCAAGAAGCTCGGCGATCTTGGCTTCCTCGGCCTCAACAAGCCGGTCGAGTTCGGCGGCCAGGGGCTCGACTATTCCTACGCGCTGATGATGGCCGAGGAGCTCGGCGCCATCACCTGCGGCGGCGTACCGATGGCGATCGGGGTGCAGACCGACATGGCGACACCGGCGCTGGCGCGGTTCGGCTCCGACGAGGTGCGGCGCGAATTCCTGGTGCCGGCGATCGCGGGCGATCAGGTCGCCTGCATCGGCGTCTCCGAGCCCGGTGCCGGCTCGGACGTTGCCTCGATCAAGACCAATGCCCGCTCCGACGGCGACGATTACGTCATCAACGGCGGCAAGATGTGGATCACCAACGGCACCCAGGCCGACTGGATCTGCCTGCTGGCCAACACCAGCGACGGTCAGGTTCATCGCAACAAGTCGCTGATCTGCGTGCCGATGAAGTCCAAGGGCGTGCAGGTGGCGCGCAAGCTCGACAAGCTCGGCATGCGCTCGTCGGATACGGCGCAGATATTCTTCGACAATGTCCGGGTGCCGAAGCGCAACCGGATCGGCGAAGAAGGCCAGGGCTTCACCTACCAGATGATCCAGTTCCAGGAGGAGCGGCTGTGGGGCGCGGCGGCCTGCCTCAAGGCGCATGAGTTCATCATCAACGAGACCATCGACTACACCCGCAACCGCAAGGCGTTCGGCGGCTCGATCCTCGATAACCAGGTGGTGCACTTCAAGCTCGCGGAGATGCAGACCGAGGTCGAGCTCTTGCGGTCGCTGATCTATCGTGCTGGTGAGGCGCTGGTGGCGGGCGAGGATGTCACCCGGCTTGCGACCATGGCGAAATTGAAAGCCGGCCGGCTCGGCCGCGAGCTCACCGATGCCTGCCTGCAATATTGGGGCGGCATGGGCTTTACCAACGAGACCCCGGTCAGCCGGGCCTACCGTGACAGCCGCCTGACCTCGATCGGCGGCGGTGCCGACGAGGTGATGCTCATGGTATTGTGCAAGATGATGGGCACGCTGCCCGGCCTGAAGCAAAAGGGAAACGCCTGATGATCACGCTCTATCACTGCGACGCCGCGCGCTCGTTCCGCCCGCTGTGGATGCTGGAGGAGCTCGGGCTGCCCTATGAGCTGAAGATGCTGCCGTTCCCGCCGCGCGTGTTCGCCAAGGAGTATCTCGGCATCAATCCGCTCGGCACCATCCCGTTCATGGTCGATGGCGAGACCAAGATGACGGAGTCCTCCGGCATCTGTCATTATCTCGGCACCAAGCATGGCCCGACGCCGTTGGTCGTGGGCGCCGACGAGCCGGCCTATGGCGCGTTCCTGAACTGGATGTATTTTTCCGACGCAACGCTGACCTTTCCGCAGACATTGGTGCTCCGCTACAGCCAGCTCGAGCCGGAGGAGCGGCGCAACCCGCAGGTCTCGGGCGACTATGCAAAATGGTTCCTGGGACGCCTCCGCGCGGTGGAAGCCGCCGCCGCCAAGTCTGAATTCCTCTGCGCGGAACGCTTCACCGCCGCCGACATCGCCAACGGTTATGCGCTCCGGCTCGCCAGCAATATCGGCCTCGCCAAGGATTTCGGGCCGAATGTCGCGGCCTATTGGGCGCGGCTGCAACAGCGTGACGGTTACAAGCGTGCGGTGGCGTCGGAACAGAAAGCCGGGCAGGAACAGAATGTTGCGCCGCGGGCGCGGCCTTGATTGCGACAGCGTCGATGTGCCCCGGAATTGATCCAGCGCATCGGTGACAGGCCTCGAATTTGCGCTATGGTGGATCAGCCGCAGCGGCCCCAAGAGCCGCGCGAGGAGGAACCGCCATGGACGCGATCGTGGACGCCAAGTGCCAGAAATCCGGCCAGCAGCAGTCCGGCCACCGGATGCTGATCACGCCGGAACGGGTGTTCTATGCGGGGCTGCTCGGCCGCCCGCGTGAGCGTTGTCCCGGCGCCTTCCATGTCTATGTCGCGATCCGCGACGGCTTGCATCTGTCGACCAGCGAGGGCCGCGAGTCCCATGGCGAACTCGCGGTGACGATGCCGAACCTGCGCCACACCATCACCAGCGAGTATCGTTCCGCGATCTGCGTCGCGATCGAACCGGAGAGCGTGCCCGACGGCACGCTCGAGGCAGTCGCGCGCCGTCTCGAAGGCCCGGACTGCCATCTGTTCGCGAACCGGATCCGCGCCGCCTATGCGACGCTGGCCGAGATGCAGCATCGCGACGCGATCGCGAACGCCGAGTTCGACACCATGTGCTTCGGCGATGCGCTGCCGCAGCGCATGCTCGATCCGCGCGTCGTGCGCGCGATCGGCCGTATCGGGCAGTTCTCCGGCGAGCCGGTGACCGCGGCGGGCTGCGCCGTCGAGGCAGGCCTGTCGCCGTCGCGCTTCCTGCATCTGTTCAAGGAGGAGACCGGGATCTCGTTCCGCTCCTTCCGCGCCTGGAAGCGGGCGCGGCATCTGCTGCATTTCGCCAACCAGGACATCAACCTCGCGCATCTCGCGCAGGATATCGGTTATCCCGACAGCACCCATTTCAGCCACTCGATCCGCCGCTTCTACGGCCTGAAGCCGCGCGCGATCTTCTCCGGCTCGCGCGACCTCGCGATCTACCGGACCGGGCAGGAGCGCGCACTGACGTAAACATCCGTCGTCCCGGCGAAGGCCGGGACCCATACCGCGTGATTCATCAATGAAGCGGGATGGCAGAGACCTACGGAAACAATGACCCGCTGTGGTTATGGGTCCCGGCGTTCGCCGGAACGACGGTTAGAGATTCGCGCCCTCGATCACTTCGCCGAACCGCAACCAGCCCGGGCCTTCGATCCGCTGCAATTGCAGTTGCCGCAGCGGATGATGGTTGGTCGGACTGGTGTTGACCTTGATGCCGGGCAACAGCGTCGGGACATAGACGTCCTTCAAATTGTTCGCCTGCGCCATGATGTTGTCGCGGCTGAAATTGCCCTTGCATTGCTCGAGCACGATCTTGAGCACGTTCGCCACCATATAGGCGTAGAGATTGTAGCCTTCCTTGGGATTGCCGTCGGGAAAGTATTTTCCCATGAACGCGAGAAACTCCTTCACGCCGGGATCGTTGGCCCAGGCGGGGTCGGCG
Coding sequences within:
- a CDS encoding helix-turn-helix domain-containing protein, with the translated sequence MDAIVDAKCQKSGQQQSGHRMLITPERVFYAGLLGRPRERCPGAFHVYVAIRDGLHLSTSEGRESHGELAVTMPNLRHTITSEYRSAICVAIEPESVPDGTLEAVARRLEGPDCHLFANRIRAAYATLAEMQHRDAIANAEFDTMCFGDALPQRMLDPRVVRAIGRIGQFSGEPVTAAGCAVEAGLSPSRFLHLFKEETGISFRSFRAWKRARHLLHFANQDINLAHLAQDIGYPDSTHFSHSIRRFYGLKPRAIFSGSRDLAIYRTGQERALT
- a CDS encoding glutathione S-transferase family protein produces the protein MITLYHCDAARSFRPLWMLEELGLPYELKMLPFPPRVFAKEYLGINPLGTIPFMVDGETKMTESSGICHYLGTKHGPTPLVVGADEPAYGAFLNWMYFSDATLTFPQTLVLRYSQLEPEERRNPQVSGDYAKWFLGRLRAVEAAAAKSEFLCAERFTAADIANGYALRLASNIGLAKDFGPNVAAYWARLQQRDGYKRAVASEQKAGQEQNVAPRARP
- a CDS encoding acyl-CoA dehydrogenase family protein, coding for MLFTADHDEPRRLLQKFIAAEINPHVDEWEKADIFPAHELFKKLGDLGFLGLNKPVEFGGQGLDYSYALMMAEELGAITCGGVPMAIGVQTDMATPALARFGSDEVRREFLVPAIAGDQVACIGVSEPGAGSDVASIKTNARSDGDDYVINGGKMWITNGTQADWICLLANTSDGQVHRNKSLICVPMKSKGVQVARKLDKLGMRSSDTAQIFFDNVRVPKRNRIGEEGQGFTYQMIQFQEERLWGAAACLKAHEFIINETIDYTRNRKAFGGSILDNQVVHFKLAEMQTEVELLRSLIYRAGEALVAGEDVTRLATMAKLKAGRLGRELTDACLQYWGGMGFTNETPVSRAYRDSRLTSIGGGADEVMLMVLCKMMGTLPGLKQKGNA